One segment of Gordonia terrae DNA contains the following:
- a CDS encoding oxidoreductase, with translation MTTLLPQLLSPIDAARRHLTPYRAVLCGLVVLVAVAFVVSATDADFGYGPDDLAVWLVVAVGVSAVVGYACAGVLRVPPNSDSWLITGLILFFVLPGGSEDTAVATVAVGAAIAAASKYVLAWRRRLFVNPAVAGAIGCYALAYAGVEGISFPFWWVAAEPLLVPMIVVGAVVVTLIREWRLALVFIGASLVTIGVVELVRGGQDLSTWVVSSPMLFVAAIMLPEPLTSPATEIHRLVYAALVGVLMHCQYTIAITDAYTLAFVPEVALLVGCLYAFAVRLVSGTARRVPLDVVTTPVADRTYAVRGEAVGAPASFRAGQWSSVSVPRWSAPVWSGSRRVFSFVSAPRQQPVEFGFTVAAKPSAYKAALVEGTARRAYVDEIGGDFVLPRAFPSNGAVVLIASGIGITPFVSMVRDLVQSEPGRDLSGLTVVHVLRDRRRAVYDDDLDSARAAGARVVTVEAPDIADGVDDADRVAELIGPRAAGTHYYVSGTPGFVERTSATIRRLDGSTRTRPWRVHTDSFAGY, from the coding sequence GTGACAACGCTTCTGCCGCAGCTGCTCTCGCCGATCGATGCCGCCCGGCGACACCTGACCCCGTATCGGGCGGTGCTGTGCGGGTTGGTGGTGCTGGTCGCGGTGGCCTTCGTCGTGTCCGCGACCGACGCCGATTTCGGGTACGGCCCGGACGACCTCGCGGTGTGGCTGGTGGTCGCGGTCGGGGTGAGCGCGGTCGTCGGTTATGCCTGCGCCGGCGTGTTACGGGTGCCGCCCAACTCGGACTCCTGGCTGATCACCGGACTGATCCTGTTCTTCGTGTTGCCGGGCGGTTCCGAGGACACCGCGGTGGCGACCGTCGCGGTGGGCGCCGCCATCGCCGCGGCGTCGAAATATGTTCTCGCGTGGCGTCGTCGGCTGTTCGTCAATCCCGCGGTCGCGGGCGCGATCGGTTGCTATGCGCTGGCCTATGCCGGTGTCGAGGGCATCAGTTTTCCCTTCTGGTGGGTGGCCGCCGAACCGCTGCTCGTACCGATGATCGTGGTCGGCGCCGTGGTGGTGACGCTGATCCGCGAGTGGCGGCTGGCCCTGGTGTTCATCGGTGCCTCGCTCGTCACGATCGGGGTCGTCGAGCTGGTGCGGGGTGGGCAGGACCTGTCGACGTGGGTCGTGTCGAGTCCGATGCTGTTCGTCGCGGCCATCATGCTGCCCGAGCCGCTCACGTCACCCGCCACCGAGATCCATCGGCTCGTCTATGCGGCCCTGGTGGGCGTGCTGATGCACTGCCAGTACACGATTGCGATCACCGACGCGTACACGTTGGCATTTGTGCCCGAGGTCGCGTTGCTCGTCGGATGTCTGTACGCCTTCGCGGTCCGCCTGGTGTCGGGGACCGCGCGCCGGGTGCCGCTCGACGTGGTGACCACCCCGGTCGCCGACCGGACCTACGCGGTGCGCGGTGAAGCGGTCGGTGCCCCCGCGTCGTTCCGGGCGGGCCAGTGGTCGAGTGTCAGTGTGCCCCGGTGGTCGGCACCGGTGTGGTCGGGTTCGCGGCGGGTCTTCTCGTTCGTGTCCGCGCCCCGGCAGCAACCGGTGGAGTTCGGTTTCACGGTTGCCGCGAAGCCGTCCGCGTACAAGGCGGCGCTGGTGGAGGGGACCGCGCGGCGCGCCTACGTCGACGAGATCGGCGGCGACTTCGTTCTGCCGCGGGCGTTTCCGTCCAACGGCGCGGTGGTCTTGATCGCATCGGGGATCGGCATCACGCCGTTCGTGTCGATGGTGCGGGATCTGGTGCAGTCGGAGCCGGGTCGGGATCTGTCCGGACTGACCGTCGTGCACGTTCTGCGGGACCGACGACGCGCCGTGTACGACGATGATCTCGACAGCGCTCGGGCGGCCGGTGCACGCGTCGTGACCGTCGAAGCGCCGGACATCGCCGATGGGGTCGACGATGCTGACCGGGTCGCCGAACTGATCGGACCCCGCGCCGCGGGCACACATTACTACGTGTCCGGCACACCGGGGTTCGTCGAACGGACCTCGGCGACGATCCGTCGGCTCGACGGTTCCACGAGGACCCGGCCCTGGCGTGTTCACACCGACTCGTTCGCCGGTTACTGA
- a CDS encoding proline dehydrogenase family protein: MGTVFDTVLRPAIVAVSRSERVKDVSERWPVTERVVRRFVPGESLADAMTAVGAELNDGLAVTVDHLGEDTVDESRADATVSAYLELLEALSMFRSAPAGSVEVSVKLTALGLSLPEHGAKIAEENARTIVDAADGRGVLVTVDAESHTTVDRRLAIVRSLRDDFPDTGTVLQAGLRRTEDDCAEFAASGARIRLCKGAYAEPAAVAFTERRQVDDNYLRCLRTLMKGRGYPMVASHDPTMIDAATILADEFGRAPGTWEHQMLYGIRVDEQRRLADAGARVRVYIPYGAQWYGYLVRRLAERPANLGFFLRALAG, translated from the coding sequence ATGGGCACCGTCTTCGACACCGTGCTGCGTCCGGCGATCGTCGCGGTGTCGCGTAGCGAACGCGTCAAGGATGTGTCCGAGCGGTGGCCGGTGACCGAGAGAGTGGTGCGCCGGTTCGTGCCGGGCGAATCACTCGCCGACGCCATGACCGCCGTCGGAGCCGAACTCAATGACGGACTCGCCGTCACGGTCGACCACCTGGGTGAGGACACCGTCGACGAATCCCGGGCCGACGCCACGGTGAGCGCCTATCTCGAACTCCTCGAGGCACTGTCGATGTTCCGGTCGGCACCTGCCGGGTCGGTCGAGGTGTCGGTGAAGCTCACCGCACTCGGCCTGAGCCTGCCGGAGCACGGCGCGAAGATCGCCGAGGAGAACGCGCGGACGATCGTCGACGCCGCAGATGGCCGGGGCGTCCTGGTCACCGTGGACGCCGAGAGTCACACCACCGTCGACCGGCGACTGGCGATCGTGCGCTCGTTGCGCGACGACTTCCCGGACACCGGAACCGTGCTGCAGGCCGGCCTGCGCCGGACCGAGGACGACTGCGCCGAGTTCGCGGCGTCGGGAGCTCGAATCCGCCTGTGCAAGGGCGCCTATGCCGAACCGGCCGCAGTCGCCTTCACCGAGCGCCGGCAGGTCGACGACAACTATCTCCGCTGCCTCCGGACGCTGATGAAGGGGCGCGGATACCCGATGGTCGCCTCCCACGACCCCACGATGATCGACGCCGCCACCATCCTCGCCGACGAGTTCGGACGGGCCCCGGGCACCTGGGAACACCAGATGCTCTACGGCATTCGCGTCGACGAGCAGCGTCGTCTGGCCGACGCCGGCGCCCGGGTCCGCGTGTACATCCCCTATGGCGCACAGTGGTACGGCTACCTCGTCCGCCGTCTCGCCGAGCGGCCGGCCAATCTCGGCTTCTTCCTGCGCGCGCTGGCCGGGTGA
- the pruA gene encoding L-glutamate gamma-semialdehyde dehydrogenase gives MDAITTPPRPSNEPVHGYAPGSPERARIVDELARQSHAGRREFPHIIGGHLSLGAGDEIDVVQPHAHREVLGFITNATHDDARAAVDAARAAADDWAHTSFDDRAAVILRAAELLAGPWRERIAAATMLGQSKSVQQAEIDAPCELVDFWRFNVAFAREILAEQPESSPGVWNRLDHRPLDGFVYAVTPFNFTAIAANLPTAPVLMGNTVVWKPSPTQAYSAQLIMALLDAAGLPPGVINLVHGDGVAVSDVVLADQDLAGIHFTGSTRTFRHLWREVGANIERYRNYPRLVGETGGKDFIVAHSSAEPHALRTALSRGAFEYQGQKCSAASRAYIPRSVWDRMGDEFLGEAAELTYGDVRDLTNFGGAVIDRRAFDKQVAAIDRAKSSASLTVAVGGDCDDSEGFFVRPTVLLSDDPTDEAFATEYFGPILAVHVYDDAEYENILGLVDSTATYALTGSIMATDVAAVTLASDRLRNAAGNFYVNDKPTGAVVGQQPFGGGRASGTNDKAGSKQNLMRWTSTRTIKETFSPPTTTTYPHMAIDWTGI, from the coding sequence ATGGATGCCATCACCACTCCCCCTCGACCGTCCAATGAACCCGTACACGGCTATGCCCCCGGTTCGCCGGAGCGCGCGCGCATCGTCGACGAGTTGGCGCGGCAGTCCCACGCCGGTCGGCGCGAGTTCCCCCACATCATCGGCGGCCATCTGAGCCTCGGTGCCGGCGATGAGATCGACGTCGTCCAGCCCCACGCACACCGCGAGGTCCTGGGCTTCATCACCAACGCCACCCACGACGACGCCCGTGCCGCCGTCGACGCCGCTCGCGCCGCCGCCGACGACTGGGCGCACACGAGCTTCGACGACCGGGCGGCCGTCATCCTGCGCGCCGCCGAACTGCTGGCCGGGCCGTGGCGCGAACGGATCGCGGCCGCAACGATGCTTGGTCAGTCGAAGTCGGTGCAGCAGGCCGAGATCGACGCACCGTGCGAGCTCGTCGACTTCTGGCGGTTCAACGTGGCCTTCGCCCGCGAGATCCTCGCCGAACAACCGGAGTCGTCACCGGGGGTGTGGAATCGGCTCGACCATCGTCCGCTGGACGGCTTCGTCTACGCCGTGACCCCGTTCAACTTCACCGCGATCGCCGCGAACCTACCCACGGCTCCGGTGCTCATGGGCAACACCGTCGTCTGGAAGCCCTCACCCACCCAGGCGTATTCGGCCCAGTTGATCATGGCCCTTCTCGACGCCGCCGGCTTGCCGCCCGGTGTGATCAACCTCGTCCACGGCGACGGCGTGGCCGTCTCGGATGTCGTACTCGCCGACCAGGATCTGGCCGGCATCCATTTCACCGGGTCGACACGCACGTTCCGGCATCTCTGGCGCGAGGTCGGCGCCAACATCGAGCGATACCGGAACTATCCCCGCCTCGTCGGCGAGACCGGTGGCAAGGACTTCATCGTCGCGCATTCCTCGGCCGAGCCGCACGCGCTGCGAACGGCATTGTCGCGCGGGGCCTTCGAGTACCAGGGACAGAAGTGCTCGGCGGCGTCACGCGCCTACATCCCGCGGTCGGTGTGGGATCGGATGGGCGACGAGTTCCTCGGCGAGGCCGCCGAACTCACCTATGGCGACGTTCGAGATCTGACGAATTTCGGTGGCGCGGTGATCGATCGGCGCGCGTTCGACAAGCAGGTGGCGGCGATCGACCGCGCGAAGTCGTCGGCTTCGCTCACCGTCGCGGTCGGCGGCGACTGCGACGACTCCGAGGGTTTCTTCGTACGGCCCACCGTCCTGTTGTCCGACGATCCGACCGACGAGGCGTTCGCCACCGAGTACTTCGGTCCGATCCTCGCCGTTCACGTCTACGACGACGCGGAGTACGAGAACATACTCGGACTGGTGGATTCGACGGCGACCTACGCACTGACCGGGTCCATCATGGCCACCGATGTCGCGGCCGTCACACTGGCGTCCGACCGATTGCGCAACGCCGCGGGCAACTTCTACGTCAACGACAAACCGACCGGTGCGGTCGTCGGACAGCAGCCCTTCGGCGGGGGCCGGGCGTCGGGGACCAACGACAAGGCCGGATCGAAGCAGAACCTGATGCGCTGGACGTCGACCCGCACGATCAAGGAGACCTTCAGCCCGCCCACCACGACGACCTACCCGCACATGGCCATCGACTGGACGGGGATCTGA